One genomic region from Solwaraspora sp. WMMD792 encodes:
- a CDS encoding DUF5980 family protein, whose translation MSRTVRLMLAVATGLALMATASPAAAAPTDTAASGSVTAGAAATWDLSDYQQRACIPANAPYWTYFVGFIAGSWSTPLQVDVQGLPEGTVTSLPHPPIAPRDNGDRYIGTAWVSVDLPPLDYGDYPAVMTVTDGSSTQTMPILIRAQERWGC comes from the coding sequence ATGTCCCGTACCGTCCGACTGATGCTCGCCGTGGCGACCGGGCTGGCGCTGATGGCGACCGCCAGCCCGGCGGCCGCAGCACCCACCGACACCGCCGCGTCGGGGTCCGTCACCGCCGGCGCGGCGGCGACCTGGGACCTGTCGGACTACCAGCAGCGGGCCTGCATTCCGGCGAATGCTCCGTACTGGACGTACTTCGTCGGCTTCATCGCCGGCAGTTGGTCGACGCCGCTGCAGGTCGACGTGCAGGGTCTGCCCGAGGGCACCGTCACCAGCCTGCCGCACCCGCCGATCGCCCCGAGGGACAACGGCGACCGGTACATCGGCACGGCCTGGGTCAGCGTGGACCTGCCGCCACTGGACTACGGCGACTACCCGGCCGTGATGACGGTGACCGACGGGTCAAGCACCCAGACCATGCCGATCCTGATCCGGGCGCAGGAGCGCTGGGGCTGCTGA
- a CDS encoding enoyl-CoA hydratase/isomerase family protein — protein sequence MAFDPAEHWQGYLAPPTFAEYSARYADFFRMRREDGIIEVRLHTDDGPYQHSHAAHNVWQRVWQDVGNDPANQVLIITGTGDKWMTGNPKGLNPVPAADLDPDHIYQRMYDGWKLIESFVNSIDIPTIAAVNGPGVHTEFAMMSDVTFAAPDADFLDPHFWLGSPPGDGQGMALEALMGAKRAAYHIYAAKSIPADKALEWGIVSDVLPRDQLLDRAWELARFIMKRPRYTRWATHNIVSRHWKKAVTEDFGFHMAHQMLANVASKSVVPDPNLLADTVP from the coding sequence ATGGCATTCGATCCGGCCGAGCACTGGCAGGGCTACCTCGCGCCGCCCACATTCGCCGAGTACTCGGCGCGCTACGCGGACTTCTTCCGGATGCGGCGCGAGGACGGCATCATCGAGGTCCGGCTACACACCGACGACGGGCCGTACCAGCACTCCCACGCGGCACACAACGTGTGGCAACGAGTGTGGCAGGACGTCGGCAACGATCCCGCCAACCAGGTGCTCATCATCACCGGGACCGGCGACAAGTGGATGACCGGCAACCCGAAGGGGCTCAACCCCGTCCCCGCCGCCGACCTGGACCCCGACCACATCTACCAGCGGATGTACGACGGTTGGAAGCTCATCGAGAGCTTCGTCAACAGCATCGACATCCCGACGATCGCCGCAGTCAACGGTCCGGGTGTACACACCGAGTTCGCGATGATGAGCGATGTCACCTTCGCCGCGCCGGACGCCGATTTCCTGGACCCGCACTTCTGGCTGGGTTCCCCGCCCGGCGACGGTCAGGGCATGGCGCTGGAGGCGCTGATGGGCGCCAAGCGTGCGGCGTACCACATCTATGCAGCCAAATCGATCCCTGCGGACAAGGCCCTCGAATGGGGGATCGTCAGCGACGTTCTCCCCCGTGACCAGCTCCTCGACCGCGCCTGGGAGTTGGCCCGGTTCATCATGAAGCGGCCCCGCTACACCCGATGGGCCACCCACAACATCGTGTCGCGGCACTGGAAGAAGGCGGTCACCGAGGACTTCGGTTTCCACATGGCGCACCAGATGCTCGCCAACGTCGCCAGCAAGTCGGTGGTGCCCGACCCGAACCTGCTCGCCGACACCGTGCCGTAG